In one Nocardia tengchongensis genomic region, the following are encoded:
- a CDS encoding alpha/beta fold hydrolase gives MSAAVSRTIALPHCRVSYAEYGAEDGMPVLYCHGVPGTHVEGEAFHDAGRAAGVRVIAVDRPGMAQSSLPAGEQVADWAATVAALADQLGLSRFGVIGVSGGGPFALAIAARLPDRVTGVALVSAPAPSSEQPDAEELDPVALRRRKGLNVLRRVPFLVHPMALEMSVVIRRRNGVAGLVSQMAPVDRSRVEADPELSAKLDVNLRRSFEQGSRGFAADIRLVFTRAWGFDLHEVRVPVQVWHGDADGNVPAADARRLAAALPQAHLHVVPGAGHLLFVDRAADILASLRTEVL, from the coding sequence GTGAGTGCTGCCGTGTCGCGAACGATTGCTTTGCCGCACTGCCGGGTGAGTTACGCCGAGTACGGTGCGGAGGATGGGATGCCGGTGCTGTACTGCCACGGCGTGCCCGGAACGCATGTGGAGGGTGAGGCGTTCCACGACGCCGGCCGGGCCGCCGGGGTGCGCGTCATCGCGGTGGACCGGCCGGGTATGGCGCAATCATCGCTACCGGCGGGGGAGCAGGTCGCGGACTGGGCGGCCACCGTGGCCGCGCTCGCGGACCAGTTGGGCCTGAGCCGTTTCGGCGTGATCGGCGTGAGCGGCGGTGGACCGTTCGCCCTCGCCATCGCGGCCCGCCTGCCCGATCGGGTGACCGGCGTGGCCCTCGTGTCCGCGCCCGCCCCGTCGAGCGAACAGCCTGACGCCGAGGAACTGGACCCGGTCGCGTTGCGCCGGCGCAAAGGCCTCAACGTCTTGCGCCGCGTCCCTTTCCTCGTGCATCCGATGGCACTGGAGATGTCGGTGGTGATCCGCCGCCGCAATGGCGTGGCCGGCCTGGTGTCGCAGATGGCGCCGGTGGACCGCAGTCGCGTGGAGGCCGACCCGGAGTTGTCCGCCAAGCTCGACGTCAACCTCCGTCGCAGTTTCGAGCAGGGCAGTCGCGGTTTCGCCGCCGACATCCGCCTGGTCTTCACCCGCGCCTGGGGCTTCGACCTGCACGAGGTGCGGGTGCCGGTGCAGGTCTGGCACGGCGACGCCGACGGCAATGTCCCCGCCGCCGACGCTCGGCGACTGGCCGCCGCGCTGCCGCAGGCCCACCTGCACGTGGTGCCCGGCGCGGGCCATCTGTTGTTCGTGGATCGCGCCGCCGACATCCTGGCCTCACTGCGCACCGAGGTGCTGTGA
- a CDS encoding cold-shock protein: MTQGTVKWFNGEKGFGFIAQDGGGADVFVHYSAISGSGFKSLEEGQRVEFEIGQGQKGPQAQDVRAI; the protein is encoded by the coding sequence ATGACGCAAGGCACTGTGAAGTGGTTTAACGGCGAAAAGGGATTCGGCTTCATCGCCCAGGACGGTGGCGGCGCCGATGTGTTCGTCCACTACTCCGCCATTTCGGGCTCCGGCTTCAAGTCCCTCGAAGAGGGCCAGCGCGTAGAGTTCGAGATCGGCCAGGGCCAGAAGGGTCCCCAGGCTCAGGACGTTCGCGCTATCTGA
- a CDS encoding phosphocholine-specific phospholipase C yields MSPLNRRRFLGASAAAAAGVVATGGLPPAVAGAASGTISDVKHVVILMQENRSFDHYFGTLKGVRGFGDRGTILLSGGNSVFNQPNGGGRQYPWALSGAGGTAAQTAAQCDGDLPHAWSDQHAAWNNGRLDAWVSAKGSVRTMGYLTRNDIPFHYALADNWTICDSYFCSVLSATGPNRTYHWSGWIDPAGTAGGPASDGGDESGLRWQTYAETLQNAGISWKVYQNAADNYGDNALAYFQQFTSAAPGSPLAVNGMGSVPKATGKTPDDIVAAMKADVLAGTLPQVSWVVPDQGSSEHPDAPPNDGAHFVHNVINAINADPNVFNSTVLILNYDENDGLFDHVPPPIAPGGTADEFINGVPVGLGFRVPLIVISPWTRGGWVSSEVFDHTSVLRFLETWTTALGKKATCPNISAWRRSVCGDLTGVFNFAAPVTGLPTLPDTSTVIGAAKCSTQKSPSPTTNALPAQESGTRPARALPYQPNAYLDHYTFGTNGEARAWINFANTGTPATRAAHFAVYANAFRGGGPWQYTVPAGGTAGDFYEVGTGYGNGAYDLTVVGPNRFLRRFQGNVTTAGKTVQVTSSYSNAPNTGKQAIWFAMTNSGTASVTFTITSNHYRTDGPWTYAVAAGKTVSDYFNAIAYNNGWYDFTVTVSSDKSWSQRFTGHIEIGSPSVSG; encoded by the coding sequence TTGTCACCCTTGAATCGCCGCCGTTTTCTCGGCGCCTCGGCCGCGGCGGCCGCGGGCGTGGTCGCCACCGGCGGGTTGCCGCCCGCCGTCGCGGGCGCGGCCTCCGGCACGATCTCCGATGTCAAGCACGTGGTGATCCTGATGCAGGAAAACCGTTCGTTCGACCACTATTTCGGGACGCTCAAGGGCGTACGCGGGTTCGGGGATCGCGGCACCATCCTGCTGTCCGGCGGCAACAGCGTGTTCAATCAGCCCAATGGCGGTGGGCGGCAATACCCTTGGGCCCTGAGCGGGGCGGGCGGGACCGCCGCCCAGACCGCGGCCCAATGCGACGGCGACCTGCCGCACGCCTGGTCGGACCAGCACGCCGCGTGGAACAACGGCCGTCTCGACGCCTGGGTGTCGGCCAAGGGCAGCGTCCGCACCATGGGCTACCTGACGCGCAACGACATTCCGTTCCACTACGCGCTCGCCGACAACTGGACCATCTGCGACTCCTACTTCTGCTCGGTGCTCAGCGCCACCGGCCCCAACCGCACCTACCACTGGAGCGGCTGGATCGATCCGGCCGGCACCGCGGGCGGCCCCGCCAGCGACGGCGGCGACGAATCCGGGCTGCGCTGGCAGACCTACGCCGAGACACTGCAGAACGCCGGAATCAGTTGGAAGGTCTACCAGAACGCGGCGGACAACTACGGCGACAACGCACTCGCCTACTTCCAGCAGTTCACCAGCGCCGCACCCGGCAGCCCGCTCGCGGTGAACGGCATGGGCTCGGTCCCGAAGGCCACCGGCAAGACCCCCGACGACATCGTGGCCGCCATGAAGGCCGACGTACTCGCGGGCACCCTGCCGCAGGTGTCGTGGGTGGTGCCCGACCAAGGTTCCTCCGAACACCCCGACGCCCCGCCGAACGACGGTGCGCACTTCGTGCACAACGTGATCAACGCGATCAACGCCGATCCGAACGTCTTCAACTCGACCGTCCTGATCCTCAACTACGACGAGAACGACGGACTCTTCGATCACGTGCCGCCGCCCATCGCGCCCGGCGGCACCGCCGACGAATTCATCAACGGCGTCCCCGTCGGCCTCGGCTTCCGGGTGCCGCTCATCGTGATCTCGCCATGGACGCGCGGCGGCTGGGTGAGTTCGGAAGTGTTCGACCACACCTCGGTGCTGCGCTTCCTGGAAACCTGGACCACCGCCCTCGGCAAGAAGGCCACCTGCCCGAACATCAGCGCCTGGCGACGTTCGGTGTGCGGTGACCTGACCGGAGTGTTCAACTTCGCCGCCCCGGTCACCGGACTGCCCACCCTGCCCGACACCTCGACGGTGATCGGCGCGGCCAAATGCTCGACCCAGAAGTCACCCTCCCCCACCACGAACGCGCTGCCCGCCCAGGAATCCGGCACCCGCCCGGCCCGCGCGCTGCCGTACCAGCCCAACGCCTACCTCGACCACTACACCTTCGGGACCAATGGCGAGGCCCGCGCCTGGATCAACTTCGCGAACACCGGAACACCCGCGACCCGCGCGGCACATTTCGCCGTGTACGCCAATGCTTTCCGCGGCGGCGGACCCTGGCAGTACACCGTCCCCGCGGGCGGCACCGCCGGCGACTTCTACGAGGTCGGCACCGGCTACGGCAACGGCGCCTACGACCTGACCGTCGTCGGCCCCAACCGGTTCCTGCGCCGCTTCCAGGGCAACGTGACCACCGCCGGGAAGACGGTCCAGGTCACCAGCTCCTACTCCAACGCGCCCAACACCGGCAAGCAGGCGATCTGGTTCGCCATGACCAACTCCGGGACCGCCTCGGTCACCTTCACCATCACCTCCAACCACTACCGCACCGACGGCCCCTGGACGTATGCGGTGGCCGCGGGCAAAACCGTCAGCGACTACTTCAACGCCATCGCCTACAACAACGGCTGGTACGACTTCACCGTCACCGTCAGCTCGGATAAGAGCTGGTCACAGCGCTTCACCGGACATATCGAGATCGGCTCGCCCAGCGTCAGCGGCTGA
- a CDS encoding anti-sigma factor, whose amino-acid sequence MTQVGVQVPAEPSQLMMLRALCDTVALIADFALDEVADIRLALDEVVTWLILDAAPDANVDCRFVYDSRCMVVYISSVTRSEHALTDTNLCRQIVQRLTDTLYTAQEPFDRDHSGYPTSIAFSWLRRSARDRWRARGSEWTR is encoded by the coding sequence ATGACTCAGGTCGGAGTCCAGGTACCGGCCGAGCCGTCACAGCTGATGATGCTGCGGGCGCTGTGCGACACCGTCGCGTTGATCGCCGACTTCGCGCTCGACGAGGTAGCCGATATCCGGCTGGCGCTCGACGAGGTTGTCACCTGGTTGATCCTGGACGCCGCCCCCGACGCGAATGTGGACTGCCGATTCGTCTATGACAGCCGATGCATGGTCGTCTACATTTCGTCGGTCACTCGATCGGAACACGCACTGACGGACACGAACCTGTGCCGGCAGATCGTGCAGCGTCTGACCGACACGCTGTACACGGCGCAGGAACCGTTCGACAGAGATCACTCGGGATACCCGACCTCGATCGCATTCAGCTGGTTACGGCGATCCGCGCGGGATCGATGGCGCGCGCGGGGTTCGGAGTGGACCCGCTGA